A window of the Salvelinus namaycush isolate Seneca unplaced genomic scaffold, SaNama_1.0 Scaffold680, whole genome shotgun sequence genome harbors these coding sequences:
- the LOC120042425 gene encoding OX-2 membrane glycoprotein-like — MNTFLILLCLLSEAVSANVVARGDTRVDFNGDASYTCTLADPTGVLQVTWQRLFKDDSVENLATYSKRFGVKIIDPHRGKVVFTEASLNSTSITVKNVTWADEACYICSFNVYPSGSRRKQTCLTVQGVSEVRATMQKVPSTEPDSDMEVVVSCSATGKPAPWIQWNISAAALIKTPNNWTVINKYQTVTAISNITLQLLPGSGGYVDCIINNGMRTQRHERVLLPILPGEREVEEDDKRTSPWAVAIPVFLIISLLVIFGCVELQKKKGCRQAALTTTADEQDPLRSIV; from the exons ATGAATACTTTTCTCATTCTCTTATGCTTGCTCTCTGAAG CGGTCTCTGCCAACGTCGTAGCTAGAGGAGACACCAGGGTTGACTTCAATGGCGACGCATCATATACCTGCACCCTTGCGGACCCGACAGGTGTGTTGCAAGTCACCTGGCAGAGGCTGTTCAAAGATGACTCGGTGGAGAATCTGGCCACCTACAGCAAGCGGTTTGGCGTTAAAATCATAGACCCGCACCGAGGCAAGGTGGTTTTCACGGAGGCATCTCTCAACTCGACGTCCATTACCGTGAAGAATGTAACATGGGCGGACGAAGCCTGCTATATTTGTTCCTTCAATGTTTACCCGAGTGGATCAAGACGCAAGCAGACGTGTCTTACAGTTCAAG GTGTATCTGAAGTGAGAGCCACAATGCAAAAAGTCCCCAGCACTGAACCTGACTCAGACATGGAAGTTGTGGTCAGCTGCTCTGCCACAGGTAAACCAGCACCTTGGATccaatggaacatttctgcagcagCACTCATAAAGACACCTAACAACTGGACTGTCATTAACAAATACCAAACTGTCACAGCCATTAGCAACATCACCCTCCAACTGTTGCCAGGCTCAGGGGGATACGTGGACTGTATCATAAACAATGGGATGAGGACACAGAGACACGAGCGGGTCCTGCTTCCTATTCtccctggagagagggaggttgaAGAGG ATGACAAGAGGACATCCCCGTGGGCTGTTGCCATTCCAGTATTCCTAATCATTTCCCTTTTAGTCATCTTTGGCTGTGTCGAGCTTCAAAAGAAAAAAG GTTGCAGGCAAGCAGCGTTGACAACCACAGCAGACGAGCAGGACCCTCTTAGGAGCATTGTGTAA
- the LOC120042424 gene encoding OX-2 membrane glycoprotein-like isoform X4, translating into MAHVNSYLSILLLFLPEGFSQLVRTQHVVTATLGEDAHLSCRLMKPKDVLQVTWQKVTSGATENVATYNKRFGPVVNPSFQRNVEFEDKGLQDCSIVIRGVSRGDESCYKCLFNAYPDGAISGRTCLHINELYGPSLVITQTNNSHTTLSCSATGRPAPTVTWDHIENISLDKSTMAEVTHPNETVTVTITAMVASSNLPDKDTRVRCVASSSGAVKDFSMVIPTRDQASFAGQSQVSDDDRISGAVMGSVMGSMCLIAVFCVIWLQKRRKDTSSSVTPTSRPSQMSQVTGHTSSTIKRRMTKKLSPARPDDLQCRRKLLEGEEN; encoded by the exons ATGGCTCATGTTAACAGTTACCTTTCTATTCTGCTGCTATTCCTTCCTGAGG GGTTCTCTCAGCTGGTGAGAACACAGCATGTTGTCACAGCAACCCTGGGAGAGGATGCTCACCTCAGCTGCAGGCTCATGAAACCCAAAGATGTGCTTCAAGTCACCTGGCAGAAAGTGACATCAGGGGCGACTGAAAATGTGGCCACCTACAACAAACGATTTGGACCAGTAGTCAACCCATCTTTTCAGAGGAATGTGGAGTTTGAAGACAAGGGTCTGCAGGACTGCTCTATCGTCATCAGAGGAGTGTCAAGAGGAGACGAGTCCTGCTACAAGTGTCTGTTTAACGCCTATCCAGATGGAGCTATCAGTGGCAGGACCTGCCTCCATATTAATG AGCTGTATGGACCCTCACTCGTCATCACACAAACCAACAACAGTCACAccactctgtcctgttctgctacGGGACGACCTGCTCCTACAGTAACCTGGGACCACATAGAAAACATCAGTCTAGACAAATCCACCATGGCTGAAGTCACCCATCCCAATGAAACAGTCACTGTCACCATAACTGCCATGGTGGCATCGTCCAATCTACCTGACAAAGACACCAGGGTTAGGTGTGTAGCGTCATCCAGTGGTGCCGTCAAGGACTTTTCCATGGTGATTCCAACTAGGGATCAAGCTTCCTTTGCAG GCCAATCTCAGGTCTCTGATGATGACAGGATCAGTG GTGCAGTGATGGGTTCCGTAATGGGTTcaatgtgtctcattgctgtaTTCTGTGTAATATGGCTGCAAAAGAGGAGAAAAGACACCTCATCCAG tGTCACACCAACCTCCAGGCCATCACAAAT GTCACAGGTCACAGGTCACACCAGCTCAACAATCAAGCGTAGGATGACTAAGAA ATTATCTCCTGCGAGACCAGATGACCTGCAATGTAGAAG GAAACTTTTAGAGGGTGAAGAGAACTGA
- the LOC120042424 gene encoding OX-2 membrane glycoprotein-like isoform X2, producing the protein MAHVNSYLSILLLFLPEGFSQLVRTQHVVTATLGEDAHLSCRLMKPKDVLQVTWQKVTSGATENVATYNKRFGPVVNPSFQRNVEFEDKGLQDCSIVIRGVSRGDESCYKCLFNAYPDGAISGRTCLHINELYGPSLVITQTNNSHTTLSCSATGRPAPTVTWDHIENISLDKSTMAEVTHPNETVTVTITAMVASSNLPDKDTRVRCVASSSGAVKDFSMVIPTRDQASFAGQSQVSDDDRISGAVMGSVMGSMCLIAVFCVIWLQKRRKDTSSRKPPVPDPEISTPLKTPPTSKQSQVTGHTSSTIKRRMTKKLSPARPDDLQCRRKLLEGEEN; encoded by the exons ATGGCTCATGTTAACAGTTACCTTTCTATTCTGCTGCTATTCCTTCCTGAGG GGTTCTCTCAGCTGGTGAGAACACAGCATGTTGTCACAGCAACCCTGGGAGAGGATGCTCACCTCAGCTGCAGGCTCATGAAACCCAAAGATGTGCTTCAAGTCACCTGGCAGAAAGTGACATCAGGGGCGACTGAAAATGTGGCCACCTACAACAAACGATTTGGACCAGTAGTCAACCCATCTTTTCAGAGGAATGTGGAGTTTGAAGACAAGGGTCTGCAGGACTGCTCTATCGTCATCAGAGGAGTGTCAAGAGGAGACGAGTCCTGCTACAAGTGTCTGTTTAACGCCTATCCAGATGGAGCTATCAGTGGCAGGACCTGCCTCCATATTAATG AGCTGTATGGACCCTCACTCGTCATCACACAAACCAACAACAGTCACAccactctgtcctgttctgctacGGGACGACCTGCTCCTACAGTAACCTGGGACCACATAGAAAACATCAGTCTAGACAAATCCACCATGGCTGAAGTCACCCATCCCAATGAAACAGTCACTGTCACCATAACTGCCATGGTGGCATCGTCCAATCTACCTGACAAAGACACCAGGGTTAGGTGTGTAGCGTCATCCAGTGGTGCCGTCAAGGACTTTTCCATGGTGATTCCAACTAGGGATCAAGCTTCCTTTGCAG GCCAATCTCAGGTCTCTGATGATGACAGGATCAGTG GTGCAGTGATGGGTTCCGTAATGGGTTcaatgtgtctcattgctgtaTTCTGTGTAATATGGCTGCAAAAGAGGAGAAAAGACACCTCATCCAG AAAACCCCCAGTTCCTGACCCTGAAATTAGCACTCCCTTAAAGACACCACCAACATCCAAACA GTCACAGGTCACAGGTCACACCAGCTCAACAATCAAGCGTAGGATGACTAAGAA ATTATCTCCTGCGAGACCAGATGACCTGCAATGTAGAAG GAAACTTTTAGAGGGTGAAGAGAACTGA
- the LOC120042424 gene encoding OX-2 membrane glycoprotein-like isoform X3 translates to MAHVNSYLSILLLFLPEGFSQLVRTQHVVTATLGEDAHLSCRLMKPKDVLQVTWQKVTSGATENVATYNKRFGPVVNPSFQRNVEFEDKGLQDCSIVIRGVSRGDESCYKCLFNAYPDGAISGRTCLHINELYGPSLVITQTNNSHTTLSCSATGRPAPTVTWDHIENISLDKSTMAEVTHPNETVTVTITAMVASSNLPDKDTRVRCVASSSGAVKDFSMVIPTRDQASFAGQSQVSDDDRISGAVMGSVMGSMCLIAVFCVIWLQKRRKDTSSRKPPVPDPEISTPLKTPPTSKHVTPTSRPSQILSPARPDDLQCRRKLLEGEEN, encoded by the exons ATGGCTCATGTTAACAGTTACCTTTCTATTCTGCTGCTATTCCTTCCTGAGG GGTTCTCTCAGCTGGTGAGAACACAGCATGTTGTCACAGCAACCCTGGGAGAGGATGCTCACCTCAGCTGCAGGCTCATGAAACCCAAAGATGTGCTTCAAGTCACCTGGCAGAAAGTGACATCAGGGGCGACTGAAAATGTGGCCACCTACAACAAACGATTTGGACCAGTAGTCAACCCATCTTTTCAGAGGAATGTGGAGTTTGAAGACAAGGGTCTGCAGGACTGCTCTATCGTCATCAGAGGAGTGTCAAGAGGAGACGAGTCCTGCTACAAGTGTCTGTTTAACGCCTATCCAGATGGAGCTATCAGTGGCAGGACCTGCCTCCATATTAATG AGCTGTATGGACCCTCACTCGTCATCACACAAACCAACAACAGTCACAccactctgtcctgttctgctacGGGACGACCTGCTCCTACAGTAACCTGGGACCACATAGAAAACATCAGTCTAGACAAATCCACCATGGCTGAAGTCACCCATCCCAATGAAACAGTCACTGTCACCATAACTGCCATGGTGGCATCGTCCAATCTACCTGACAAAGACACCAGGGTTAGGTGTGTAGCGTCATCCAGTGGTGCCGTCAAGGACTTTTCCATGGTGATTCCAACTAGGGATCAAGCTTCCTTTGCAG GCCAATCTCAGGTCTCTGATGATGACAGGATCAGTG GTGCAGTGATGGGTTCCGTAATGGGTTcaatgtgtctcattgctgtaTTCTGTGTAATATGGCTGCAAAAGAGGAGAAAAGACACCTCATCCAG AAAACCCCCAGTTCCTGACCCTGAAATTAGCACTCCCTTAAAGACACCACCAACATCCAAACA tGTCACACCAACCTCCAGGCCATCACAAAT ATTATCTCCTGCGAGACCAGATGACCTGCAATGTAGAAG GAAACTTTTAGAGGGTGAAGAGAACTGA
- the LOC120042424 gene encoding OX-2 membrane glycoprotein-like isoform X1 — protein sequence MAHVNSYLSILLLFLPEGFSQLVRTQHVVTATLGEDAHLSCRLMKPKDVLQVTWQKVTSGATENVATYNKRFGPVVNPSFQRNVEFEDKGLQDCSIVIRGVSRGDESCYKCLFNAYPDGAISGRTCLHINELYGPSLVITQTNNSHTTLSCSATGRPAPTVTWDHIENISLDKSTMAEVTHPNETVTVTITAMVASSNLPDKDTRVRCVASSSGAVKDFSMVIPTRDQASFAGQSQVSDDDRISGAVMGSVMGSMCLIAVFCVIWLQKRRKDTSSRKPPVPDPEISTPLKTPPTSKHVTPTSRPSQMSQVTGHTSSTIKRRMTKKLSPARPDDLQCRRKLLEGEEN from the exons ATGGCTCATGTTAACAGTTACCTTTCTATTCTGCTGCTATTCCTTCCTGAGG GGTTCTCTCAGCTGGTGAGAACACAGCATGTTGTCACAGCAACCCTGGGAGAGGATGCTCACCTCAGCTGCAGGCTCATGAAACCCAAAGATGTGCTTCAAGTCACCTGGCAGAAAGTGACATCAGGGGCGACTGAAAATGTGGCCACCTACAACAAACGATTTGGACCAGTAGTCAACCCATCTTTTCAGAGGAATGTGGAGTTTGAAGACAAGGGTCTGCAGGACTGCTCTATCGTCATCAGAGGAGTGTCAAGAGGAGACGAGTCCTGCTACAAGTGTCTGTTTAACGCCTATCCAGATGGAGCTATCAGTGGCAGGACCTGCCTCCATATTAATG AGCTGTATGGACCCTCACTCGTCATCACACAAACCAACAACAGTCACAccactctgtcctgttctgctacGGGACGACCTGCTCCTACAGTAACCTGGGACCACATAGAAAACATCAGTCTAGACAAATCCACCATGGCTGAAGTCACCCATCCCAATGAAACAGTCACTGTCACCATAACTGCCATGGTGGCATCGTCCAATCTACCTGACAAAGACACCAGGGTTAGGTGTGTAGCGTCATCCAGTGGTGCCGTCAAGGACTTTTCCATGGTGATTCCAACTAGGGATCAAGCTTCCTTTGCAG GCCAATCTCAGGTCTCTGATGATGACAGGATCAGTG GTGCAGTGATGGGTTCCGTAATGGGTTcaatgtgtctcattgctgtaTTCTGTGTAATATGGCTGCAAAAGAGGAGAAAAGACACCTCATCCAG AAAACCCCCAGTTCCTGACCCTGAAATTAGCACTCCCTTAAAGACACCACCAACATCCAAACA tGTCACACCAACCTCCAGGCCATCACAAAT GTCACAGGTCACAGGTCACACCAGCTCAACAATCAAGCGTAGGATGACTAAGAA ATTATCTCCTGCGAGACCAGATGACCTGCAATGTAGAAG GAAACTTTTAGAGGGTGAAGAGAACTGA